A genomic region of Sideroxydans sp. CL21 contains the following coding sequences:
- a CDS encoding O-antigen ligase family protein has product MRETDHSRYLLLVEKVASLLLLAYPTLMLAVKGGMNGAFLLMLLLALAVRITRPAGMDKTVWRSEWTIYGISMVAMSAAILISQSYHHNYSAHSYDGASRYWLAIPVFLLLRRLNLKIFEMLQVAFPAAAILGFVLAKKLSEGPEIRSGIETLDLIHFGDFELILAMLSLLGINWMGRDGLALKIIKISGFIAGVAASFASGSRGGWLAIPIFVAIFIYFYTAKSLKLIISIATIGTLSTLLFYSLNSTFHQRVNELTSEVAALSHGNQDTSTGIRWQLYKAAVEIFSRHPVFGVGPDGFAQEMTPMMEEGKITPVAAQLGRGEVHNDILNKAVGMGLFGLAAIIAVYLVPIWLFWKATRSVSAQVKRGGVLGIVFVSGFFVSGLTVEILNLTMAIAFYSFTVAVLLAFCYNIHHKIGSSRAGSNKDIHHV; this is encoded by the coding sequence ATGAGGGAAACAGATCATTCACGCTATCTGTTGCTAGTCGAAAAGGTGGCGAGTTTGCTGCTGCTGGCGTATCCAACCCTCATGCTTGCCGTAAAGGGAGGAATGAACGGCGCGTTCCTGCTTATGTTGCTGCTCGCCTTGGCTGTGCGAATAACACGTCCCGCCGGCATGGATAAAACGGTATGGAGAAGCGAATGGACCATTTATGGCATATCAATGGTGGCTATGTCAGCTGCGATACTCATCAGTCAAAGCTACCACCACAACTATTCAGCACACTCATATGATGGAGCATCGCGCTACTGGCTGGCAATCCCGGTATTCCTGCTGTTGCGGCGACTAAACTTGAAAATTTTTGAAATGCTGCAAGTCGCATTTCCCGCCGCAGCAATTCTGGGTTTCGTGCTGGCGAAAAAATTGAGCGAGGGCCCGGAAATTCGATCTGGAATAGAGACATTGGATTTGATTCATTTTGGTGATTTTGAATTAATTCTGGCGATGCTGTCCCTTCTTGGCATCAATTGGATGGGGCGCGATGGACTCGCGTTAAAAATAATCAAAATATCGGGTTTCATTGCAGGCGTCGCTGCGTCATTCGCCTCGGGTTCGCGGGGAGGCTGGCTGGCAATACCGATATTTGTAGCAATCTTTATATATTTTTATACTGCAAAATCTCTAAAGCTAATCATATCTATCGCAACCATAGGAACATTGAGCACGCTATTATTTTATTCCCTCAACTCGACCTTCCACCAACGCGTTAACGAGTTAACAAGTGAGGTGGCAGCACTCAGTCACGGCAACCAGGATACTTCCACAGGTATACGTTGGCAGTTATATAAGGCAGCGGTGGAAATATTTTCGCGCCACCCAGTTTTTGGTGTGGGGCCGGATGGATTTGCGCAAGAGATGACACCGATGATGGAGGAGGGCAAGATCACGCCGGTAGCCGCCCAGCTTGGACGCGGCGAAGTACATAACGATATCTTGAATAAAGCCGTCGGAATGGGACTTTTCGGTTTGGCTGCGATAATTGCAGTCTATCTCGTGCCAATTTGGCTTTTTTGGAAAGCTACCCGGTCAGTATCAGCACAAGTTAAGCGTGGCGGCGTTCTCGGGATTGTTTTTGTAAGCGGATTCTTCGTTTCCGGTTTGACGGTCGAAATCCTGAACCTGACCATGGCAATTGCCTTCTACAGTTTTACGGTCGCCGTGTTGCTGGCGTTTTGTTACAACATTCATCACAAAATTGGCTCGTCGAGAGCTGGTTCGAACAAGGACATACACCATGTTTAG
- a CDS encoding glycosyltransferase produces the protein MFSIVIPSWNNLAYLKLCVESIRKHSRFEHEILVHLNDGSDGSLEWVKSQGIKYTQTDKNVGICLSVNHLMAQAKHEWLLYMNDDMVAAPGWDTAFIAATESVNTDLAMFFGTLIQPENGGNDVIIKQDFGGSPADFDEAKFLKSYLDDGRGDKEGGASQPTLVHKKWWAMVGGYSIEFSPGMSSDDDLMMKFWVAGCRNFRIVGGSRFYHFGCKSTGRIKHNLGGRVFVMKWGVTHLEFHRLYLPSLRKPDGGNSPGNPHNFVRGSLLGKIRRLRYTLKSNYPLQDIEAWDALPGRAKWNEGN, from the coding sequence ATGTTTAGCATTGTCATCCCCAGTTGGAACAACCTCGCTTATTTGAAGCTGTGTGTTGAGAGCATCAGAAAACATTCCAGATTCGAGCATGAGATATTGGTTCATCTGAACGATGGTTCGGATGGTTCGCTGGAGTGGGTGAAATCTCAGGGAATAAAGTATACGCAGACCGACAAGAACGTCGGGATCTGTTTGTCGGTGAACCATCTGATGGCTCAGGCCAAACATGAATGGCTGCTCTACATGAATGACGACATGGTGGCCGCACCGGGTTGGGATACGGCCTTCATAGCCGCGACCGAATCGGTAAATACAGACCTCGCTATGTTTTTTGGAACTTTGATCCAACCGGAAAACGGCGGTAATGATGTCATCATCAAACAGGACTTCGGCGGCTCGCCCGCTGATTTCGATGAGGCGAAATTTCTGAAGTCCTATCTGGATGATGGCCGTGGTGACAAGGAGGGGGGGGCATCCCAGCCCACTCTGGTACACAAAAAGTGGTGGGCGATGGTCGGCGGCTACAGCATTGAATTCAGCCCGGGCATGAGCAGCGACGACGACCTGATGATGAAATTCTGGGTGGCAGGATGTCGCAACTTCCGTATCGTCGGCGGTAGTCGCTTTTACCATTTTGGCTGCAAAAGTACCGGGCGCATCAAACACAATCTGGGCGGCCGGGTATTTGTCATGAAGTGGGGCGTCACTCATCTCGAGTTCCACCGTCTTTATTTGCCTTCACTTCGAAAGCCCGATGGCGGTAACTCGCCGGGGAATCCGCATAATTTTGTTCGGGGATCCTTGTTGGGCAAAATTAGACGATTACGCTACACGCTAAAAAGTAATTATCCGCTGCAGGATATCGAAGCATGGGATGCACTCCCGGGGCGTGCGAAGTGGAATGAAGGGAACTAG
- a CDS encoding MBOAT family O-acyltransferase, with amino-acid sequence MLFNSYGFIFLFLPIVLLGFYQLARIHHAYAAAWLAISSLFFYGYWNPAYIGLLLGSIVCNYAFGMWIAKAGVQQAAARKKQVLVFALVANLLLLGYFKYTNFFLSSINSLSGSSLTLGDIILPLGISFFTFTQIAFLVDTYQGKVKEYNFVHYVLFVTYFPHLIAGPVLHHKDMMPQFAHNATYRINWDHVATGLLLFTLGLCKKVLWADAIAPFATAIFDGAQHGMATGTLPTIYEAWSGALAYTLQIYFDFSGYTDMALGIALMFNIRLPINFNSPYKATSIIEFWRRWHITLSTFLRDYLYIPLGGNRHGKLRRYANLMATMLLGGLWHGAGWTFVIWGALHGAYLVINNLWRDLVAERYLRWIPDWLGAITGGMLTFIAVVAAWVVFRAGNMAQALVILKAMFGIAARPISFDAVRHGNLLLLTSMSGRDLLRLLVPGLIWVWLLPNSTRIRFLKGGALAVALQAAVVLAMLYMAIDQFGSYSPFLYFQF; translated from the coding sequence ATGTTATTCAATTCCTACGGCTTCATTTTCCTGTTCCTGCCCATCGTATTGCTGGGCTTTTATCAATTGGCACGCATTCACCATGCTTATGCCGCCGCGTGGCTGGCCATATCGTCGCTGTTCTTTTACGGCTACTGGAATCCGGCCTATATTGGCCTGCTGCTTGGCTCTATCGTGTGCAATTACGCTTTTGGAATGTGGATCGCAAAGGCCGGTGTGCAACAAGCTGCTGCGCGCAAGAAACAGGTATTGGTATTCGCCCTTGTTGCCAATTTGTTGTTGCTGGGCTATTTCAAGTACACCAACTTCTTTCTTTCCAGCATAAATAGCCTGAGCGGATCAAGCCTTACACTGGGCGACATCATCCTGCCGCTCGGGATCTCGTTCTTCACTTTCACCCAGATCGCCTTCCTGGTGGACACTTATCAGGGCAAGGTGAAGGAATACAACTTCGTGCATTACGTGTTGTTTGTAACCTACTTCCCTCACCTGATCGCAGGGCCGGTGCTGCATCACAAGGACATGATGCCGCAGTTCGCCCACAACGCGACCTACCGCATCAATTGGGACCATGTCGCCACCGGGCTGTTGCTGTTCACGCTGGGCCTGTGCAAAAAGGTGCTGTGGGCCGACGCGATCGCACCGTTCGCCACGGCCATCTTCGACGGCGCCCAGCACGGCATGGCAACCGGCACGTTGCCCACGATCTACGAGGCGTGGTCGGGGGCACTGGCTTATACGCTGCAGATCTATTTCGATTTTTCCGGCTATACCGACATGGCGTTGGGCATCGCCTTGATGTTCAATATCCGTCTTCCCATTAACTTCAATTCGCCGTACAAAGCCACCAGCATCATCGAGTTCTGGCGGCGCTGGCACATCACGCTCTCCACCTTTCTGCGCGATTACCTTTATATCCCCCTGGGAGGCAATCGTCACGGCAAGCTGCGCCGCTATGCCAATCTGATGGCGACCATGCTATTGGGCGGACTGTGGCACGGTGCCGGATGGACTTTCGTGATCTGGGGCGCGCTGCACGGCGCCTATCTCGTCATCAACAATCTGTGGCGCGACCTCGTGGCCGAGAGATACCTGCGCTGGATCCCGGATTGGCTGGGGGCGATTACAGGCGGCATGCTCACTTTCATCGCGGTCGTGGCCGCATGGGTGGTGTTTCGCGCGGGCAACATGGCGCAGGCACTGGTCATTCTGAAAGCAATGTTCGGAATCGCCGCCCGCCCCATCTCCTTCGATGCTGTGCGGCACGGTAACCTGCTGTTGCTGACCAGTATGTCCGGGCGCGATCTGTTGCGCTTGCTTGTTCCAGGATTGATTTGGGTTTGGTTGTTGCCGAATTCGACTCGAATTCGTTTTCTCAAGGGTGGCGCATTGGCCGTAGCCTTGCAGGCTGCCGTCGTGCTTGCCATGTTGTATATGGCAATAGATCAGTTCGGCAGTTACAGCCCCTTCCTTTACTTCCAGTTCTGA
- the msbA gene encoding lipid A export permease/ATP-binding protein MsbA, translated as MTSTQLYLRLMTYVRPYWRVFGISILGMMVSAATEPLLPALLKPFLDGTFVQKDDLVMRWAPILILVIFFVRGLAGFFGSYAIHWIGNKLVMDLRAEMFGKLLALPTRFYDDHATGTLISKLTFDVTQVTAAATSVVTITVRDTIIIVGLLGWLFYLDWKLTLLSLVVAPLVAWVISTINRRLRSSSRDSQRAMGNITQVIEESVTAHKVVKLFGGQRYESERFATEINGVRRHMMKQAAAALANVPIVQMIAAIALAIIVYLATMQARSDVTTVGSFLSFVTAMLMLTAPLKRLTSVSEFTQRGLAAAESIFELLDSPSEVDDGKAHIGRASGHLVLDHLDFSYHADGRLALHDICLDVPAGQSVALVGASGSGKSTLANLVPRFYTPTGGRILLDGHDIHDLSLTGLRSNIALVSQEVVLFNDTVAANIGYGQMREVPEAEIVAAATAAHAMEFIREMPQGLETLVGEKGVRLSGGQRQRIAIARAILKNAPILILDEATSALDSESERYVQAALETLMQGRTTLVIAHRLSTIEKADRIVVLQKGRIVEVGTHAELLAKSGVYAQLHRIQFGLADEITP; from the coding sequence ATGACCAGCACCCAACTCTACTTGCGCCTGATGACCTATGTTCGCCCCTATTGGCGCGTATTTGGCATTTCGATATTGGGCATGATGGTCTCCGCCGCGACCGAACCCTTGTTGCCCGCCCTGCTCAAGCCTTTTCTTGACGGCACATTTGTACAGAAGGACGATCTGGTGATGCGCTGGGCGCCGATCCTGATCCTGGTGATCTTCTTCGTGCGCGGCCTTGCAGGCTTCTTCGGCTCCTATGCGATTCACTGGATCGGAAACAAGTTGGTCATGGATCTTCGGGCGGAGATGTTCGGCAAGCTGCTCGCATTGCCCACCCGCTTTTATGACGACCACGCCACCGGAACGCTGATCTCCAAGCTGACCTTCGATGTAACTCAAGTCACGGCTGCCGCTACCAGCGTCGTTACGATCACCGTGCGCGATACCATCATCATCGTCGGCCTGCTCGGCTGGCTGTTCTATCTGGACTGGAAATTGACGTTGCTGTCGCTGGTGGTCGCCCCCCTCGTTGCCTGGGTGATCAGCACGATCAACCGTCGTTTGCGGTCGTCGAGTCGCGATTCGCAACGCGCGATGGGCAACATCACCCAGGTGATAGAGGAGAGCGTGACTGCGCACAAGGTGGTCAAGCTGTTCGGCGGTCAACGCTATGAATCGGAACGCTTTGCCACGGAAATAAACGGGGTGCGGCGACACATGATGAAGCAGGCTGCCGCCGCGCTGGCAAACGTACCCATCGTGCAGATGATCGCGGCAATTGCGCTCGCAATCATCGTTTATCTGGCCACCATGCAAGCCAGGAGCGATGTGACGACAGTGGGCAGCTTTCTCTCCTTTGTTACTGCCATGCTGATGCTGACTGCCCCCCTCAAGCGGCTCACCAGCGTGAGTGAATTCACGCAACGCGGACTGGCCGCTGCGGAAAGCATTTTCGAGTTGCTCGACAGCCCGAGCGAAGTGGATGATGGCAAGGCCCACATCGGACGCGCGAGCGGCCATCTTGTGTTAGATCATCTTGATTTCTCCTACCATGCAGATGGCCGCCTGGCGTTGCACGACATCTGCCTCGATGTTCCTGCAGGACAGTCTGTGGCGCTGGTCGGCGCATCCGGCAGCGGCAAGAGTACGCTGGCAAATCTGGTGCCGCGTTTTTACACCCCGACGGGTGGCCGTATCCTGCTGGATGGGCATGACATCCACGATCTTTCGCTGACCGGCTTGCGCTCCAACATCGCTCTGGTGAGCCAGGAGGTGGTGCTGTTCAACGATACCGTCGCCGCCAATATCGGCTACGGGCAGATGCGCGAAGTGCCGGAGGCAGAGATCGTCGCAGCAGCAACCGCGGCACATGCCATGGAATTCATTCGCGAGATGCCGCAAGGTTTGGAAACGCTGGTGGGGGAAAAGGGCGTACGCCTCTCCGGTGGACAACGCCAGCGAATCGCAATTGCTCGAGCCATCCTCAAAAATGCACCGATACTGATTCTGGACGAAGCCACTTCGGCATTGGACAGCGAATCCGAACGCTATGTGCAGGCCGCACTGGAAACCCTGATGCAGGGGCGTACCACGCTGGTCATTGCTCACCGCCTTTCCACCATCGAAAAAGCAGATCGCATCGTTGTGCTGCAAAAGGGCCGCATCGTCGAAGTCGGTACGCACGCCGAACTGCTGGCCAAGAGCGGTGTATATGCGCAACTGCATCGCATTCAATTCGGATTGGCCGATGAAATAACCCCTTAG
- a CDS encoding symmetrical bis(5'-nucleosyl)-tetraphosphatase translates to MAIYALGDIQGCYTELQQLLEQIRFDPAQDKLWLVGDLVNRGPDSLRVLRLVKSLGDNAVTVLGNHDLHLLAVAEGAAELHRTDTLDEVLGAPDRDELLTWLRQQRLLHTEGDYVLVHAGLLPQWSVKQAVGLASEVEQALRGDDYATFFARMYGNAPHNWNDELDGYKRLRVITNAFTRLRICTLQGEMEFKFKGEVEKIPEGYVPWFEVPERKSRKATVIFGHWSALGLKVTPNVIALDTGCLWGGPMTAIRLEDRQLFQVNCKNPVAQNW, encoded by the coding sequence ATGGCGATCTATGCATTAGGCGACATTCAGGGCTGTTACACCGAACTCCAGCAATTGCTGGAGCAGATACGTTTCGACCCCGCGCAGGACAAACTCTGGCTGGTGGGCGATCTGGTCAATCGCGGGCCGGATTCCTTGCGTGTGCTGCGCTTGGTCAAATCGCTGGGCGACAATGCCGTCACCGTTCTTGGTAATCACGACCTGCACTTGCTGGCCGTTGCCGAAGGCGCAGCGGAACTTCATCGCACCGACACGCTGGACGAAGTGCTGGGCGCCCCCGACCGGGATGAACTGCTGACCTGGTTGCGTCAGCAGCGCTTGTTGCATACGGAAGGAGATTATGTCCTAGTGCACGCTGGGTTGCTGCCGCAATGGAGCGTCAAACAAGCGGTCGGATTGGCAAGTGAAGTGGAGCAAGCGTTGCGCGGTGATGACTACGCCACCTTCTTTGCCCGCATGTACGGCAACGCGCCGCACAATTGGAACGACGAACTGGACGGCTACAAACGCTTGCGCGTCATCACCAATGCTTTCACCCGCTTGCGCATATGCACCCTGCAAGGCGAAATGGAATTCAAATTCAAGGGGGAAGTCGAAAAGATACCGGAAGGCTACGTGCCCTGGTTCGAGGTGCCGGAGCGCAAGAGCCGCAAAGCCACCGTCATTTTCGGCCATTGGTCGGCGCTGGGGCTGAAGGTCACGCCCAATGTCATCGCCCTCGATACCGGATGTTTGTGGGGAGGGCCGATGACGGCCATCCGATTGGAAGACCGCCAGTTATTCCAGGTGAACTGCAAAAATCCCGTAGCGCAAAACTGGTAG
- the infA gene encoding translation initiation factor IF-1: MAKEELLEMNGVVDEILPDSRFRVTLDNGHKLIAYSAGKMQKNHIRIVAGDKVSLELSPYDLSKGRITFRHIEGRGPVVPQQKRRY, encoded by the coding sequence ATGGCCAAAGAAGAACTGCTGGAAATGAACGGCGTGGTGGACGAGATTCTGCCGGACTCGCGCTTTCGTGTGACATTGGATAACGGGCACAAGCTCATCGCTTACAGCGCAGGCAAGATGCAAAAGAACCATATCCGCATCGTAGCCGGCGACAAGGTTTCGCTGGAGCTTTCACCCTACGATCTGAGCAAGGGACGCATCACGTTCCGTCACATCGAGGGTCGCGGCCCTGTTGTTCCTCAGCAAAAGCGCAGGTATTGA
- a CDS encoding cold-shock protein yields the protein MATGTVKWFNDSKGFGFITPSNGGDDLFAHFSAIQSSGFKTLTEGQQVSFDITAGPKGQQASNIRAAE from the coding sequence ATGGCAACAGGTACAGTAAAGTGGTTTAACGATTCCAAGGGCTTCGGCTTCATCACCCCATCCAATGGCGGCGATGATCTTTTCGCCCACTTTTCCGCGATCCAGAGTTCGGGTTTCAAGACCCTGACCGAAGGTCAGCAAGTAAGCTTCGACATCACTGCCGGCCCCAAAGGTCAGCAAGCATCGAACATCCGCGCAGCGGAATAA
- a CDS encoding fructosamine kinase family protein — MIQKLASHIAASIRDATHLSFELRNATPVGGGSINQSFRLEGTDGRRYFLKVNDARHHPMFVAEAAGLDAIAATGMLRVPRTIAHGIADDQSYLALEYLELCSRGNAHLLGERLAALHRCTVDQFGFDGDNFIGTILQPNARTNDWIGFWRQHRLGFQLRLAARNGYGDRLQNLGEKLMDALPAFFAGYTPQPSLLHGDLWGGNHAFLADGAPAIFDPATYYGDRECDIAMTELFGGYPANFYAAYRSAWPLDPGYATRRDLYNLYHILNHANLFGGGYATQAAQMMQRLLDEHG, encoded by the coding sequence GTGATCCAGAAACTGGCCTCCCATATCGCGGCTTCCATCCGCGATGCCACGCACCTTTCATTTGAATTGAGAAATGCCACGCCGGTTGGCGGAGGCAGTATCAATCAATCCTTCCGGCTGGAAGGTACGGACGGGAGGCGATACTTTCTCAAGGTCAACGATGCGCGGCATCACCCGATGTTCGTCGCGGAAGCGGCCGGCCTCGATGCCATCGCCGCAACCGGCATGCTGCGCGTGCCGCGAACCATCGCGCATGGCATTGCCGACGACCAGAGCTACCTCGCGCTCGAATACCTGGAATTGTGCTCGCGCGGCAACGCACATTTGCTCGGCGAGCGCCTCGCCGCCTTGCATCGCTGCACGGTTGATCAGTTTGGCTTTGACGGGGACAATTTCATCGGTACCATATTGCAGCCGAATGCCCGGACGAATGACTGGATCGGGTTCTGGCGCCAGCACCGCCTCGGCTTTCAATTACGGCTTGCGGCCAGGAATGGTTACGGCGACCGATTGCAGAATCTGGGCGAGAAACTGATGGACGCTCTGCCCGCCTTCTTCGCGGGCTACACGCCGCAACCTTCGCTGCTGCACGGTGACTTGTGGGGCGGCAACCACGCGTTCCTTGCCGACGGTGCGCCGGCGATCTTTGACCCGGCTACCTATTACGGCGACCGCGAATGCGACATCGCAATGACGGAACTCTTCGGCGGCTACCCCGCGAACTTCTACGCTGCTTATCGCAGCGCCTGGCCGCTGGATCCGGGCTATGCAACGCGCCGCGACCTGTACAACCTTTACCATATTCTCAACCACGCCAATCTGTTCGGCGGTGGTTATGCAACGCAGGCGGCGCAAATGATGCAAAGGTTGCTGGATGAGCATGGCTAA
- a CDS encoding VOC family protein, translated as MKIPRMTVITLGVSDLPRSTAFYRDIFSTPPITQYEGVTFIPLPGVWLSLYPLDKLAEDIGEEVKLPAPGSFRGFTLAYNARSKEEIARIFGLAATAGAHISKVPQDTFWGGYSGYFTDPDGHYWEIAWGSMFDFDEHGDLRFKP; from the coding sequence ATGAAGATCCCACGCATGACCGTCATCACCCTGGGCGTGTCGGACCTCCCCCGTTCCACTGCTTTCTATCGCGATATCTTCTCCACCCCGCCCATCACGCAGTATGAAGGCGTCACTTTCATTCCGCTGCCAGGCGTTTGGCTCTCGCTCTACCCGCTGGATAAACTCGCCGAAGACATTGGAGAAGAAGTGAAGCTCCCTGCGCCCGGCTCGTTCCGCGGCTTTACACTTGCCTATAACGCACGCAGCAAGGAAGAGATCGCCCGCATCTTCGGCCTTGCAGCGACAGCCGGTGCACACATCTCCAAAGTGCCGCAGGATACTTTCTGGGGCGGTTACAGCGGTTACTTTACCGATCCTGACGGGCATTACTGGGAAATCGCCTGGGGATCGATGTTCGACTTTGACGAGCACGGTGACCTGCGATTCAAACCGTGA
- a CDS encoding carbohydrate kinase family protein, whose translation MKTLICGSMAYDTIMVFKDHFKKHILPEQIHILNVAFLVPEMRREYGGCAGNIAYNLQLLGGHPLIMATVGDDFAPYTQRLENLGLAQTHIRHVPGNFTGQAFITTDLDDNQITAFHPGAMSMSHLNHVNDAREVTLGIVSPDGRDGMINHAREFAEAGIPFVFDPGQGMPMFSGNELLDFIEQANYVTVNDYEAKMLQDKTGKTLADIAQRVTALIVTLGADGSLIYADGKQIAIPTPKPKAVVDPTGCGDAYRAGLLHGIQQGWDWETTGRLASLMGSLKIASRGGQNHKYTRAELAELYKQHFGSRIKL comes from the coding sequence ATGAAGACTCTGATCTGCGGTTCGATGGCATACGACACCATCATGGTGTTCAAGGACCATTTCAAGAAACATATCCTTCCCGAGCAGATTCACATCCTTAACGTCGCATTCCTGGTGCCGGAGATGCGCCGCGAGTACGGCGGCTGCGCCGGCAACATCGCCTACAACCTGCAACTGCTGGGCGGGCACCCGCTGATCATGGCGACGGTGGGCGACGACTTTGCACCCTACACGCAGCGCCTGGAAAACCTCGGCCTGGCGCAGACGCATATCCGCCACGTGCCCGGCAATTTCACCGGGCAGGCTTTCATCACCACGGACCTCGACGACAACCAGATCACCGCGTTCCATCCGGGCGCGATGAGCATGTCGCACCTCAACCACGTCAACGATGCGAGGGAAGTCACGCTGGGTATCGTCTCGCCGGACGGCCGCGACGGCATGATCAACCATGCGCGCGAATTCGCCGAAGCCGGCATCCCCTTCGTGTTCGATCCCGGACAGGGCATGCCGATGTTCTCGGGGAATGAATTGCTGGATTTCATCGAGCAGGCCAACTACGTCACCGTGAACGATTACGAAGCCAAGATGCTGCAGGACAAGACCGGCAAGACGCTGGCCGATATCGCGCAACGTGTCACCGCATTGATCGTCACGCTTGGCGCCGACGGCTCGCTGATCTATGCCGACGGCAAACAGATCGCCATCCCCACGCCGAAGCCGAAAGCCGTCGTCGACCCGACCGGCTGCGGCGATGCCTATCGCGCCGGCCTGCTGCACGGCATCCAGCAAGGCTGGGATTGGGAAACCACGGGGCGCCTGGCGTCGCTGATGGGTTCGCTCAAGATCGCCAGCCGCGGCGGCCAGAACCACAAATACACCCGCGCAGAGCTGGCGGAACTGTACAAGCAGCATTTCGGATCCCGCATCAAGTTGTAA
- the tpx gene encoding thiol peroxidase, protein MAKEKNEKPATTLGGAPVTLFGTFPLVGQTAPDFTLVDKDLKDVSLQSFAGKRKVLNIVPSLDTAVCATSTRKFNEAAGKLNNTVVLVISADLPFAMSRFCVAEGLQNVVTLSLMRGRDFMRNYGVKIADTALSGVTARAVLVLDDKDHIIHAELVDDITHEPDYDAALAALDKSNPVVAP, encoded by the coding sequence ATGGCCAAAGAAAAAAATGAAAAGCCCGCCACCACCCTCGGCGGTGCGCCCGTCACTCTGTTCGGCACCTTCCCGCTCGTCGGGCAGACAGCGCCCGACTTCACCCTCGTCGACAAGGACCTGAAGGATGTCTCGCTGCAAAGCTTCGCGGGCAAGCGCAAGGTGCTCAACATCGTGCCGAGCCTGGACACCGCGGTATGCGCCACCTCCACGCGCAAGTTCAACGAAGCCGCCGGCAAGCTGAACAACACCGTGGTGCTGGTGATCTCCGCCGACCTGCCCTTCGCGATGAGCCGTTTCTGCGTCGCGGAAGGTTTGCAGAACGTTGTCACTTTGTCACTGATGCGCGGACGCGATTTCATGCGCAACTACGGCGTGAAAATCGCCGATACGGCTTTGTCAGGCGTGACTGCACGTGCCGTGCTGGTGCTGGATGACAAGGACCACATCATCCACGCCGAACTGGTGGACGACATCACCCACGAACCGGATTACGACGCGGCGCTGGCTGCGCTGGACAAGAGCAATCCGGTTGTGGCTCCCTGA